Proteins encoded in a region of the Pigmentiphaga litoralis genome:
- a CDS encoding GNAT family N-acetyltransferase, giving the protein MLPLDSAHLCIRPFRQADADAFADAVFESVGSLMAWMPWCHADYTTDEAREWFALCADNLQSETSYEFGIFTPDGKTLLGGISINQINREHNYGNIGYWIRASRQRQGLASEAVGVIAAYGFRELGLTRLEILAQVDNTASRRVAEKAGATFECVSRNRLWFDGRPCDAAMYALIPPPDDL; this is encoded by the coding sequence ATGTTGCCTCTAGACTCTGCCCACCTCTGCATCCGCCCCTTCCGCCAGGCCGACGCCGACGCGTTTGCCGACGCCGTCTTCGAATCCGTGGGGTCGCTCATGGCGTGGATGCCCTGGTGCCATGCCGACTACACGACCGACGAGGCGCGCGAGTGGTTTGCGCTGTGTGCCGACAATCTGCAATCCGAGACCAGCTATGAGTTCGGCATCTTTACACCGGATGGCAAGACCCTGCTAGGTGGCATCTCGATCAACCAGATCAACCGGGAGCACAACTACGGCAACATCGGCTACTGGATCCGGGCGAGCCGGCAGCGCCAGGGGCTGGCGAGCGAGGCGGTCGGGGTGATCGCGGCCTACGGATTTCGCGAGCTGGGACTGACGCGGCTGGAAATCCTGGCCCAGGTGGACAACACGGCCAGCCGGCGGGTCGCCGAGAAAGCCGGCGCCACGTTCGAATGCGTGTCGCGCAACCGGCTGTGGTTCGACGGGCGGCCCTGCGACGCCGCCATGTACGCGCTGATCCCGCCGCCCGACGACCTTTGA
- a CDS encoding methionine ABC transporter ATP-binding protein produces MGNDVRAAAPGAPLIRLQSVCKSFVLPGKQMFQAVDDVSLSIARGEVFGLVGKSGAGKSTLMRLINLLERPDSGAVYVGDDDLTRLSKRALRDMRQTIGMIFQQFNLLQNATVFDNVAFPLKIHGVRDKDAVARRVRECLDIVGLSEKADSYPAQLSGGQKQRVAIARALAPRPAVLLCDEPTSALDPETTRAVLATLRDINAKLGVTIVIVTHELSVVRALCTQVAVVEEGKVVEQFALSDPPDTPRRTQLGRELGALRKARAIDPESGDDAGLTAHDRLDASDLAVDTELEPPRV; encoded by the coding sequence ATGGGTAATGACGTCCGGGCGGCTGCGCCAGGCGCGCCGCTCATCCGACTGCAGTCGGTCTGCAAGTCCTTTGTGCTTCCCGGCAAACAGATGTTCCAGGCCGTCGATGACGTGTCCCTGTCGATCGCGCGCGGCGAAGTGTTCGGCCTGGTCGGCAAGAGCGGAGCCGGCAAGTCGACGCTGATGCGCCTGATCAATCTGCTTGAACGTCCCGACAGCGGCGCCGTGTATGTAGGCGACGACGACCTGACGCGCCTGTCGAAACGCGCGCTGCGCGACATGCGCCAGACCATCGGCATGATCTTCCAGCAGTTCAACCTGCTGCAGAACGCCACGGTGTTCGACAACGTGGCCTTTCCGCTCAAGATCCATGGCGTGCGTGACAAGGACGCCGTGGCCCGGCGTGTGCGCGAGTGCCTGGATATCGTCGGGCTGTCCGAAAAGGCCGACAGCTATCCGGCGCAGTTGTCGGGCGGGCAGAAGCAGCGCGTGGCCATTGCCCGCGCGCTGGCACCGCGGCCGGCCGTGTTGCTGTGCGACGAACCCACGTCGGCGCTGGATCCGGAAACGACCCGCGCCGTGCTGGCCACCCTGCGCGACATCAATGCCAAGCTGGGCGTGACGATCGTGATCGTGACCCATGAACTGTCGGTGGTGCGGGCGCTGTGCACCCAGGTGGCGGTAGTGGAAGAGGGCAAGGTAGTGGAACAGTTCGCCCTGAGCGATCCCCCGGACACCCCGCGCCGCACGCAGCTGGGCCGCGAGTTGGGCGCCTTGCGCAAGGCGCGGGCGATCGATCCGGAAAGCGGTGACGACGCGGGCCTGACTGCCCACGACCGCCTTGACGCCAGTGATCTGGCCGTGGATACCGAACTGGAGCCGCCCCGTGTCTGA
- a CDS encoding YhaN family protein — MRIDRLELIRYGKFTDREVALPRAEQDFHVVVGANEAGKSTLRAALSDLLYGFPKSPPHAFLHPMSELRLGAVLHQGGDTLHFHRTKGIKQTVRGPDDQPLPDGTLTPYLGASDRAFFEQMFGLNHQRLIDGGHHILTAGSDIGQMLFESAAGVASLGTVRDALQAEADKLWSPRKAKDRAYYAALDDYEAAVAELKKLTVRTKDWADAEGQVVRLEADLRAARASQAALTARRTALERIRRVAPYVADLRKRRDDMAVLGSPPDLPEDAARQLAAAERDMALAESQRKSQLQIVADCDAALQGLSPDARLIALHDDILALNEWRLQYRAHAGDILRRQAEVDAQWATAAKAARELGWDAATEAELLQRVPALPLRRSLDGLMRERGARVQAVQAATQALDTRQRERDRVRTQLDALPQGDVPLALRAAVQAAQQLGDTDATQRKYRLEVERLQARADAAGAALGAWRAPVETLRGMSLPRLDAVDALRQQQAADAAELRALDTRLARLDDDLRKQSGDVQRYRDTWQPVSRDDVLAARRRRDDAWARITSGESVLPLSAPDYEALLREADDVADRRENTVHHASELKRLQDDLARLTAERAQTTAQQERLRAADTARRADWAVTIAAHGLPGMAPEGVADWMAARTAAIEAADVLDDARRVEASWDAAVAAATQDLHDALRDAGMQEAGTRGLGSQEAGRLDRPDSLPRLLLHATALIQQVNDAQGQRRALETQWSDATVAVDDLARAVAAAQAALTAWEAAWKHAASGVGIAADADLAHAQASLELVASIDAALTEMSKLRIGRIDTMRADLAKFDAEAQRLGGLAGLPIADRSAADIAIALQQQATAAMEQQAEVRRLTTARMAAAKAVADAVARQDGLAATLRPWMTQAGATTHEELAAAIARSDRHRQLRDAVAAAEHQLAESGDGLALNALFAEVDGSDPADVSAQLAQLTSEADALMDTQNALSAQLSTAQAALNAMAGSDDAARAEGRKQESLARMTGAVERYLKVATAARLLKWSVDRYRETRQGPMLKRASDIFAGLTLGSFELLAVDFDSEPLTLMGKRPGGPLVPVEGMSEGTRDQLYLALRLAALHQHLQHALALPFVADDLFINYDDARSRAGLRALGDLSRHTQVVFLTHHDHLVPVIQEVLGKTVNVVAL, encoded by the coding sequence ATGCGGATCGACCGGCTGGAACTGATTCGGTATGGCAAGTTCACCGACCGCGAGGTCGCCTTGCCGCGCGCCGAACAGGATTTTCATGTGGTGGTGGGGGCGAACGAGGCGGGCAAGTCCACGTTGCGCGCCGCGCTGTCCGATCTGCTGTACGGCTTTCCAAAAAGCCCGCCGCACGCCTTCCTGCATCCGATGAGCGAGTTGCGGCTGGGCGCCGTGCTGCACCAGGGCGGCGACACCCTGCATTTTCATCGGACCAAGGGGATCAAGCAGACGGTGCGCGGTCCCGACGACCAGCCGCTGCCCGATGGCACGCTGACCCCGTATCTGGGCGCTTCGGACCGCGCGTTCTTTGAACAGATGTTCGGCCTGAACCACCAGCGTCTGATCGATGGCGGGCATCACATCCTGACCGCGGGCAGCGACATCGGCCAGATGCTGTTCGAATCGGCGGCCGGGGTGGCCAGCCTGGGCACGGTGCGCGATGCGCTGCAGGCCGAGGCCGACAAGCTGTGGTCGCCGCGCAAGGCCAAGGACCGCGCCTACTACGCGGCGCTGGACGACTATGAAGCTGCCGTCGCCGAACTGAAGAAGCTGACGGTGCGCACCAAGGATTGGGCGGATGCCGAAGGCCAGGTGGTGCGGCTCGAAGCGGACCTGCGCGCGGCCAGGGCATCGCAGGCCGCGCTGACCGCGCGCCGCACCGCGCTGGAACGGATCCGCCGGGTGGCGCCCTATGTGGCCGACCTGCGCAAGCGGCGCGACGACATGGCCGTGTTGGGCAGTCCGCCCGACCTGCCCGAGGACGCGGCGCGGCAGCTTGCCGCGGCCGAACGGGACATGGCCCTGGCCGAGTCCCAGCGCAAGAGCCAGTTGCAGATCGTGGCCGACTGCGACGCGGCCTTGCAGGGCCTGTCGCCCGACGCGCGGTTGATCGCGCTGCACGACGACATCCTTGCGCTGAACGAGTGGCGTCTGCAATACCGCGCGCATGCCGGCGACATTCTGCGGCGTCAGGCCGAGGTGGATGCGCAGTGGGCCACGGCGGCCAAGGCGGCCAGAGAATTGGGATGGGATGCGGCGACCGAGGCCGAGCTGTTGCAGCGCGTCCCGGCCTTGCCGCTGCGCCGATCGCTGGACGGCCTGATGCGCGAACGCGGCGCCCGGGTGCAGGCCGTGCAGGCCGCCACGCAGGCCCTGGACACCCGGCAGCGCGAACGGGACCGGGTGCGCACCCAGCTGGACGCCTTGCCGCAGGGCGACGTGCCGCTGGCCTTGCGTGCCGCCGTGCAGGCCGCCCAGCAACTGGGGGACACCGACGCCACGCAGCGCAAGTACCGGCTGGAAGTGGAACGGCTGCAAGCCCGTGCCGACGCCGCGGGCGCCGCGCTGGGGGCGTGGCGGGCGCCCGTCGAGACTTTGCGGGGGATGTCCTTGCCCCGCCTGGATGCCGTCGACGCCTTGCGCCAGCAGCAGGCCGCCGACGCCGCCGAGTTGCGCGCGCTGGACACGCGTCTGGCGCGGCTGGACGATGATCTGCGCAAGCAGTCTGGCGACGTACAGCGCTACCGGGACACGTGGCAGCCGGTCAGCCGGGACGATGTCCTGGCCGCCCGCCGCCGCCGCGACGACGCCTGGGCCAGGATCACGTCCGGCGAATCGGTGCTGCCGCTGTCCGCCCCGGACTACGAGGCCCTGCTGCGGGAGGCCGACGATGTGGCCGACCGCCGCGAGAACACCGTCCATCACGCGAGCGAACTCAAGCGCCTGCAAGACGATCTGGCGCGCCTGACCGCCGAGCGCGCGCAGACCACGGCGCAGCAGGAACGCCTGCGCGCGGCCGACACGGCGCGGCGGGCGGACTGGGCGGTCACCATCGCCGCCCACGGTCTGCCCGGCATGGCGCCCGAAGGCGTCGCGGATTGGATGGCTGCGCGCACGGCGGCGATCGAGGCGGCCGACGTCCTGGACGATGCCCGCCGGGTGGAGGCGTCGTGGGACGCCGCCGTGGCAGCGGCGACGCAAGACCTGCACGACGCCTTGCGGGATGCCGGGATGCAAGAAGCCGGAACGCGCGGACTCGGGTCGCAGGAAGCCGGCCGGCTTGATCGGCCGGACTCGCTGCCCCGGCTGCTGCTGCATGCCACGGCGCTGATCCAGCAGGTCAACGATGCCCAGGGCCAGCGTCGGGCCCTGGAAACCCAGTGGTCCGACGCCACGGTCGCCGTGGACGACCTGGCCCGCGCCGTGGCAGCCGCCCAGGCGGCGCTGACGGCATGGGAAGCGGCCTGGAAGCACGCCGCATCGGGCGTCGGTATTGCAGCCGATGCCGACCTGGCGCACGCGCAGGCCTCTCTGGAACTGGTCGCCAGCATTGACGCGGCCCTGACTGAAATGAGCAAGCTGCGCATCGGCCGCATTGACACCATGCGTGCCGATCTGGCCAAGTTCGACGCCGAAGCGCAGCGGCTGGGCGGCCTGGCCGGTCTGCCCATCGCGGACCGCAGCGCGGCGGACATCGCCATTGCCCTGCAGCAGCAGGCGACCGCCGCCATGGAACAGCAGGCCGAGGTCAGACGCCTGACCACTGCCCGCATGGCCGCCGCCAAGGCCGTGGCTGACGCCGTGGCCCGGCAGGACGGCCTGGCAGCCACATTGCGGCCCTGGATGACCCAGGCAGGCGCCACCACGCACGAGGAACTGGCGGCAGCCATCGCCCGGTCCGACAGGCATCGCCAACTGCGCGACGCCGTCGCCGCGGCCGAACACCAGCTGGCCGAGAGTGGCGACGGCCTGGCCCTGAACGCCTTGTTTGCCGAGGTGGACGGGTCGGACCCGGCCGACGTGTCGGCGCAACTTGCGCAGCTGACCTCCGAAGCCGATGCGTTGATGGACACCCAGAACGCGCTGTCTGCGCAGCTGTCCACGGCCCAGGCCGCGCTGAACGCCATGGCCGGGTCCGATGACGCCGCGCGCGCCGAAGGCCGCAAGCAGGAATCGCTGGCCCGCATGACGGGCGCGGTCGAACGCTACCTGAAGGTCGCCACGGCCGCGCGGCTGCTGAAGTGGTCGGTGGACCGCTATCGCGAAACGCGGCAGGGTCCGATGCTCAAACGCGCCAGCGACATCTTTGCCGGGCTGACCCTCGGCTCGTTCGAGCTGCTGGCCGTGGACTTCGACAGTGAACCGCTGACCCTGATGGGCAAACGCCCGGGCGGGCCCCTGGTGCCGGTCGAAGGCATGAGCGAAGGCACGCGGGACCAGCTGTATCTGGCCTTGCGGCTGGCCGCGCTGCACCAGCATCTGCAGCACGCCCTGGCCTTGCCATTCGTGGCGGATGACCTCTTCATCAACTACGACGACGCGCGGTCGCGTGCGGGGCTGCGGGCGCTGGGCGACCTGTCGCGGCACACGCAGGTCGTCTTCCTGACCCACCATGATCATCTGGTGCCGGTCATCCAGGAAGTGCTGGGCAAGACCGTGAATGTGGTGGCGCTTTAG
- a CDS encoding DNA-3-methyladenine glycosylase: MTRPLRPTLPSESASVAGFPIDLSADAPTVARALIGCTVLVDGIGGRIVETEAYDRDDPASHTFGGPSGRNAAMFGPPGHAYIYRSYGLHWCFNIVCREDGHGAGVLIRALEPTEGIETMRARRGMTNDRLLCAGPGRLTQALAISQGHYGLSVFAPPFALIAPSGPVDVIAGPRIGISKAIDLPWRFGERGSPYVSKPFKPATLIEPAA; encoded by the coding sequence TTGACCCGACCTTTGCGCCCGACTTTGCCGTCCGAATCAGCCAGCGTTGCCGGCTTTCCGATCGACCTGTCTGCCGACGCCCCCACCGTTGCCCGCGCGCTGATCGGCTGCACCGTGCTGGTGGACGGCATCGGCGGCCGGATTGTCGAGACGGAAGCCTATGACCGTGACGATCCCGCGTCCCACACCTTTGGCGGACCCAGCGGCCGCAACGCCGCCATGTTCGGGCCGCCGGGCCATGCCTATATCTACCGTTCCTATGGCCTGCACTGGTGTTTCAATATCGTGTGCCGCGAAGACGGCCACGGGGCGGGCGTCCTGATCCGCGCACTTGAGCCGACCGAGGGCATCGAGACCATGCGCGCGCGCCGCGGCATGACCAACGACCGGCTGCTGTGCGCCGGCCCGGGGCGGCTGACCCAGGCGCTGGCCATCAGCCAGGGCCACTATGGCCTGTCGGTCTTTGCGCCGCCCTTCGCGCTGATCGCGCCATCCGGCCCGGTGGACGTGATCGCGGGTCCACGCATCGGCATTTCCAAGGCGATCGACCTGCCGTGGCGCTTTGGCGAGCGCGGATCGCCCTATGTCAGCAAGCCGTTCAAGCCTGCCACGCTGATCGAGCCGGCCGCCTGA